Proteins encoded together in one Triticum dicoccoides isolate Atlit2015 ecotype Zavitan chromosome 7B, WEW_v2.0, whole genome shotgun sequence window:
- the LOC119340143 gene encoding alpha-1,3-arabinosyltransferase XAT3-like: MKAGSNESSKKLVSGGALAVWLLLPLVVLVVLKTDCLPQVTVRQLFAQFSFTQPAAGDSVNKVPSSGTESVAQQEAVDVARLKAAHDPVVGAPPPLASSNEMAAGVADATRDLKNQTELLAMNGVRDGSGVNSDVAAPRSKLSCNFSFYRMNICAMEGDVRTHGKAATVYVVSPSDDSYRPENGTVTIRPYPRKWEKPTMQLAREVTIRSSGPGAMDMSPPRCTVMHDVPAVVFSTGGYSSNFFHAVTDIVIPLYNTAREYDGRVQLVVTDYSRKWIAKYRHVLAALSTYPVIDFDADDNVRCFPKVHVGIESHKELGINPVLSHKGYTLMDFRDFLRSAYSLKRAWSTPVNRTSGGRPRLVMLLRRHSRAFTNDAEAVAAATEVGFEVVAAGPEAVRDMAHFAEVVNSCDVMVGVHGAGLTNMVFLPHNGTAMQIIPWGEMKWPCWSIFGETVPDMGLRYVEYEATAEETTLKDVYPRDHPVFTNPVSIHKQGFDQLWKIFLDGQNVTLDINRFTGVMQQIYQDVTVT, from the exons ATGAAGGCCGGGAGCAACGAGAGCAGTAAGAAGCTCGTGAGCGGAGGGGCGCTCGCGGTGTGGCTCCTGCTCCCtctcgtcgtcctcgtcgtcctcAAGACCGATTGCCTGCCGCAGGTTACAGTACGACAACTCT TTGCACAGTTCAGCTTCACCCAACCTGCAGCAGGTGATTCGGTTAACAAGGTTCCGTCTTCAG GCACAGAAAGTGTAGCGCAGCAAGAAGCAGTTGACGTAGCCAGGTTAAAAGCCGCGCATG ATCCGGTCGTCGGAGCGCCACCTCCTCTCGCGTCAAGTAACGAGATGGCCGCCGGCGTCGCCGATGCCACCAGAG ATCTCAAAAATCAAACGGAGTTGCTTGCCATGAACGGTGTGAGAGACGGTTCTGGGGTAAATTCAG ATGTGGCAGCACCAAGAAGCAAGCTAAGTTGCAACTTCAGCTTTTATCGCATGAACAtctgcgccatggaaggcgacgtcCGTACGCACGGCAAGGCCGCCACCGTCTACGTGGTCTCGCCGTCCGACGACAGCTACCGGCCGGAGAACGGGACGGTCACGATCCGCCCGTACCCGCGCAAGTGGGAGAAGCCAACGATGCAGCTGGCCCGAGAGGTAACCATCCGCTCGAGCGGCCCGGGTGCCATGGACATGTCCCCGCCACGCTGCACGGTGATGCACGACGTCCCCGCGGTGGTCTTCTCCACCGGCGGCTACAGCAGCAACTTCTTCCACGCCGTGACGGACATCGTCATCCCTCTCTACAACACGGCGCGGGAGTACGACGGCCGCGTCCAGCTCGTGGTCACCGACTACAGCCGCAAGTGGATCGCCAAGTACCGGCACGTCCTCGCCGCGCTCTCCACCTATCCGGTCATCGATTTCGACGCCGACGACAACGTGCGCTGCTTCCCGAAGGTGCACGTCGGCATCGAGAGCCACAAGGAGCTAGGGATCAACCCCGTTCTCTCCCACAAGGGCTACACGCTGATGGACTTCCGGGACTTCCTGCGGTCGGCCTACTCGCTGAAGCGCGCGTGGTCGACGCCCGTCAACCGGACCTCCGGCGGCAGGCCTCGCCTCGTCATGCTGCTGCGGCGCCACTCGAGGGCGTTCACGAACGACGCGGAGGCCGTCGCGGCCGCCACGGAGGTCGGCTtcgaggtggtggcggcggggccGGAGGCCGTGCGCGACATGGCCCACTTCGCGGAGGTGGTGAACTCGTGCGATGTGATGGTGGGCGTGCACGGCGCCGGGCTCACCAACATGGTCTTCCTCCCGCACAACGGCACGGCGATGCAGATCATCCCGTGGGGCGAGATGAAGTGGCCGTGCTGGAGCATCTTCGGCGAGACGGTGCCTGACATGGGGCTCCGGTACGTCGAGTACGAGGCGACCGCCGAAGAGACGACGCTCAAGGACGTGTACCCGAGGGACCACCCCGTCTTCACCAACCCCGTCTCCATACACAAACAGGGGTTCGACCAGCTGTGGAAGATCTTCCTCGATGGTCAGAACGTCACCCTTGACATCAATCGCTTCACGGGGGTCATGCAGCAAATCTACCAGGACGTCACCGTTACATAG